The window ttggttggtcatccattccccaggagctccagggggtctgacagGTTGACAATGTTGCTCCTGCTACAgagctgcaaaccccctcagctcctgcagtcccttctccaactctccCATCAGGGACTCCCATGcccagttcaatggttggctgcaagcatccacctctgtatttgtcaggctctagaagagcctctcaggagaccactatatcaggctcctgtcagcaagcacttccatgCAATAATAGCATCTGgatttggcaactgtatatggtatggatcaccaggtggggcagtctctgggaggactttccttcagtctctgctccatactttgtctccatatttcctcctgtgtgtatttggttaccctttctaagaagcactgaagcatccacactttggtcttccttcttgggcttcatatggtctgtgaattgtatcttgggtattccaaacttatcagtgagtggatatatatgtgttattttgtgactgagttacctcacccaggaggatattttcaagtcccatccatttacctatgaaATTCATGaaggcattgtttttaatagtagtGTTCCACTgggtaaatgtactacattttctgcatccattcctctgttaagggacatatgtgttgtttccagcttctggctattataaataaggctgatatgaagatagtggagcatgtgtccttattacatgttggagcatctttcaCTTATGTGCCctggtgtggtatagctgggtcctcaggtagtaccatgtccaattttctgagaaacccccAGActggtttccaaagtggttgtaccagcttgcaatcccaccagcaacaaaggagtgttcctctgtctccacattcttgccagcatttgctgtcatttgagttttttatctcagctgttctgactggtgtgaagtgcaatgtcagggttgttttgatttgcatttccctgatgactaaggatgttgaacatttctttaggtgcttcttggccattcgatattcctcaattgaaaatactttgtttagctatgtatgtcatttttaatagggttatttgattctctggagtctaacttcttgagttttttttacatattgtattttagccctctatcagatataggattggtaaagatattttcccaatctgtttgttgccattttgtcctattgaaagggtcctttgccttacagaaactttgcaattttatgaggtctcatttgttgattcttaatcttagagcataagccattggtgttttgtggaataatttgaagagtattggaattaggtcttctttaaaggcctgatagaattctgtgctaaaccCATTTGGTTCTCACTTTTGggggttgggagaattttaatgactgcttctatttctttaggggttaagAGACTGTTTAGATGGATTATCtcattctgatttaactttggtatttggtatctatctagaaaatggtccatttcatccagaatttccagttttgttgagtataggcttttgtagtaggatctgatgatttttttgaatttcctcagtttctgttgctatatttcccttttcatttctgattttattaatttggatactgtctctgtgccctctgtttagtctggctaaggatttatctatcttgttggtttCCTTAAAGAACCAGCCCCTggtcttatttattctttgtatagttctttttgtttccatttggttgatttcagcctgagtttcattatttcctgccatctactcctcttgtgtgtatttgtttctttttgttttagagctttcagttgtgctttcaagctgctagtgtatgccctctccagtttctttttggaggcactcagagctatgagttttcctcttagcactgctttcattgtgttccataagtaccttcattttcattaaattttaaaaagtctttaatttctttctttatctttatttatttcttccttgaccaaaaaatcacttaaatatcactgagtagggcattgtttagcttccatgtgtatgtgggctttctgttgtttttgttgctattgaagaccagccttagtctatggtgatcttataggatgcatgggattatttcaatcttcttatatctctTGAGGTCtgtttgtgactgattatatggtcaattttgtagaaggtaccatgagatgctgagaagaaggtatattcttttgttttaggatgaaatgttctatagataatctgctaaatccatttggtccataacttctcttagtttttctgtgtgtctgtttagtttctgtttccatgctcTTTCCACTGAGTTTTACTatttgtctgtttagtttctgtttccatgctcTTTCCATTGAGTTTTactgtgtgtctgtttagtttctgtttccatgctcTTTCCACTGAGTTTTactgtgtgtctgtttagtttctgtttccatgctcTTTCCACTGATGTGAGTGGTgtcttgaagtctcccactattattttgtgaggtgCAAGGTATGCTTTgtgctttaataaagtttcttttatgaatgtgggtgcccttgcatttggaataTAGGTATTCTGAATTGAGAGTCTTTCctatattttttgataacttttagttgaaagttgattttatttgacatccttcagcttgtttcttgggacctttTGCTTGAAtaattgttttccagtcctttattcctaggtagtgtctgtctctgtcactgaggtgtatttcttgtatgcagcataATGTTGAGTActttttacatatccagtctgttagtctatgtcttttttattgaggaattaatttttattttattttattttattttaattgaattttattttattttatcgaGGAATTGGTGCTGCTCTTTTTCACCTACTAAGGCAATCTTGTAGACAATTTTGTTAGCAATTGTTTTTCAGGGGGATGTTTGTGTTTAAGTTCCCTTTTTATTGTAGTTATATGGTCCATGcattaaataattttctacatACTACCCATAGTACCATATGAAATAAATCAGTCCTAATCTTAGGGACTTTTCATGTGCTCATTTCCTAAATTGGAATTCTCATGAGAATTTGAGATTCATAATCACATTTTCTCAGGAATCAGAACTTTTCATGTTATCCAAATGTACTTCCCAGAcaatctgtatttatttttaaaaacagaattctcagaatTCTCAACAATTATTCAAGCAGaattgaggaatctcaaatggatgagaattgcttaaagaaatgtttaacattattagtcaccagggaaatgcaaatcaaaatgactctgagatttcattttacacttgtcagaatggctaagatcaataaaacaagtaacagttcatgctggtgaggatgtgaagcataaggaacactcctccagtgctgatgggagtgcaaacttgtacagccactatggaaatcaatgtggcagATCCTCAGAAAATGGGGAATTGGTTCaatctatctcaagatccagTTATACCATTTTGgagtatatacccaaaatatactCTGCCCTACACAAGGACACTTTCTCTACTGTGTTTATTCcagcattattcacaatagccaaactAGAAACAACGTAGGTGTTCATCAGTTgaagaatgaataataaaatgtggtagatttacaCAATGGCATATTACTCAAgtgttaaaaatgacatcatgaaatttacaggcaaatggatgcaagaagaaaaataaatcatcttgaatgaggtaacctagacccagaaagacaaatatggtatgtattcacaaTTAACTGGATCATAGCTGTTAAGTAGATGATAAGCTTAATACAATCCACAAATGTAGAGAAGTTAGGGAAAGAGGAAGGTTATAGAGGGGAAGCATGTGTTCCctgagaagaaaaaatagaataggATTCCATACAACTAATTTAACATAGAGACATTGAACTGGTGTAGACTTGGAACCTTCACTCCTAAGTTCTGGCATCATTGACtgtggaaggtactctgcaggatacagaaagagaaacctggacactAACCCAGACACAAACCTTTTTACCTATAATCTGTCCTGTCTGCAAGGTGTGCTGGGACAATGATGGTTCAGAACTTGTGGGAATGGCCAGTAATATTTGGTTTAAAATGAGGCGTACACCACTAGAGGGAGCCCATACCCTACACTACCTGGATTGCCAGGATCCAGAGACTAAATAGCTCAGACACCTAGACTAGGCCAAACacaagtggaaaaaaataaatgaaatgattcttttctttttcttatagaaagattgttttcattttctttatttattatttgtttgtttgtttgcttgcttttaacaAACTAGagtagcaggaggaggaaggagagttaTGTGGAGCACAGAGGATTTGTGTTACTGTGAAACCATTTATTCTGATACAATAATGGCTAGGACAACACAACCCTTGTGAAAACTATGGACTTGTATTATTAAGACCATAAAACTAGCTCGGCATTGCAACTAACATGCAACGTGATGATGGTGCAAGAGACAGTTGGGAAATCCCCAGTTTATGCTCAGTAATTGACAATGTTAGTCAGGCATGTGTAAGTAAGGAATAGTCTAAcatcagttttttctttttcagaatgaTGAATTACACATTTAGAGTAGGGTTAGGTGATCAGAAAAACTGAgcataaaatgaaatgattcttaagaatattctgctatactcatagactggtACCTTGTCAACTTATCACCAGAGGCTTCCTCTAGCAACAGATGGGCAAGGATGCAGTGACCCACAACAAGATACTATGCAGAAAGAGTATACATTTACATTCTGCATTTGgtcatatatttgatttttaagaatGTCTCACAGGCTGTGGTCCAAACAATCAAAAACGACTGTCTCCCAAAGGAAAGTCAAGAATCTAATACTTTTTAGtctacaaggctggatgtcttacCTGGAGATTAGAATCACAAAGAAGTGGGCTCAAAGGCCAGTGAAGATATGAACGTGGAAGAGAGCCCAGCAAACAAGCAAAGAGTAAAagcttcttttttcttatcttttatatAGCATGCCATGAGAAGGTGTATGATTAAAGGTGAGCCTTCCAATCTCAAATGATATGATCTGTAATCTGTATTTCAGCTGGATCATTCTACCCTAATTAGTGTAAAAAAATAATCTCACAGGTGTACCTAATAGAttggggttttagttaattctagatgtgAAATTTTGTGAATAATAGATAAAGGTATATCAATTATATCACATTagtttatttctactttattacTGACAATGTACCTTCTAtatctctccactttattttacCATTTCCAAAGTTCAAATCTAAATGTTTTATACAAACAGGAATTCCTGACTATTTTCATAAATCTATACTAGTCAAGAGTGAGCAAGAGATGGAATGAGATTTTTCAACCTTTTAGGATCAAACTTTAAACAAATTTTCATGGCATGAGGAATGTATTCCATAACTTATTAGATCTAAAGGGagatatatttttgtattatgcTTTATAATATcctaacaatttttaaatgatggTAGCCATGACATACTGATCTGAAGTTGAAAATTTCAATAAACTTGCATAAACCAGATTTAGTGCTGCTTTGTCATCCCAGATTTTTAAGACTAAGATGAGAAAACCATGGATCCAAGTCCTGACTGAGATATAGAGTGAGTTCACGATTTATTTGAAAGttcaagtaaaaagaaaaaaaaaggggggaccAGATTTAGTTTGATAGCAGTACACTGTCTTAgattgagttcaattccaagtaccATTAAAAtacttgaatgaatgaatgaatgaatgaataaacgtGTTACTTTTTAGTTGTTCACattgaaaactataaaacaaacatAATTATCTTCTGGTTACTAGACTATCAACACTTCAATAAAAATATGTGATAAAGGAATGAAAAGTTGGAGAAACTCTGCACGGTGGTAAAAATTTCAGCTGCTGAGTCTAAACTAGTTCATTTGTCTATGAAGTTTCCTCTGTGTTACCTTTTGAAAGGCTTCTTTCACTTCCTTGTTTCTCAAAGTGTAGATAACAGGATTCAGAGCAGGGGTGACCACAGTGTACATGAGAGCAGTAGCCTTGTCGGTGTCTGGGGTGTGTGAACTCTTGGGTTGGAGATAAGTGAACAAGGCAGTGCcatagaaaagagaaacaacCAGGATATGAGAGGAGCAGGTGGAGAAAGCTTTGTGTCTGCCTGCTGCTGAGGGCATTTTCAAGATGGCCAGAATGATGCGAACATAAGAGCACAGAATGAAAAGACAGGGACTCATAATGAAGATAAGAGAAATAATGAATAGTACAATTTCATTCTGGGACGTATCCACACAAGCTAATTTTACCACAGGCATGATGTCACAAAAAAAGTGCTGAATTGTTCCTGCTCCACAAAAGGGCAGAGTGAAGATCCAGGTAGTCTGGGCTGATTCTACCAGGATCCCAGTCATCCAAGATACACCAGCCAACTTCAAACAGACAGAAGGGCCCATCCGCAGAGTATAATGCAGTGGGTAACAAATAGCCACAAAGCGATCATAAGCCATAGTTGCCAGAAGGCAACACTCTGTCAGCCCCAAGATGGTGAACACATACATCTGAGCTGCACAGCCTCCCACACTTATGGTCTTGAGTTGTACCAGCAGGTGCACCAGCATCTGAGGCACCACACTGGTGATATAGCACATCTCCAGAAAGGAGAGGTTGGCCaagaagaagtacatgggtgtaTGTAGGGAAGAGGTGGTCCAGATCACACAGATGATGGTGAGGTTTCCTCCCACTGTAAACAAATAGATAACCAAGAACACAAAAAAGAGGACAAGCTGCAGTTCTGCTAGAGAAGAAAAGGCCACCAATGTGAATTCAGTGCAGAGGGACAGGCTTCCATTCTTCATGAGCTCAGAGTTAGGCATCTGTGAAGACAACAGAAATGGCAGATAGTCCCCAAGTATACATTCAGCAGCCACAAGTGTTATTCTCCACAAAGGAACTCTCCCACTATTAGTGTGCTAAGAAGAGAACAGAGACCTCACAGCTCCTGTGAGACAAACAACCCATTCAAACTGATGCACAATTCTGTTGTGGGTGTTGTTATATTTTTACAGAAACTTGAATAAAAAGGCATCTGAGTTAAGAATTCAATTTTACCTACTAATGCACACAAAGCTCTTTTACAGTTAACATATAAAAGTGTTTaaattacaaaacagaaaattgaaTAAGAAAGTGTCATGTTctcatcttctgacctctactaTCATCTCAAAGTTCCATTTAAGTATCCAATAGAAAGAAAGTATATTCTAGCCACTTATTTAGCATTTACCTATATAACAGtctaattttaccttaaaaagaatatgttaataattaaacaattaagacttacagaaataaaaaccatGTAGTATCTCCTTTTCAACTTTAAGGATCCTTTTCAGGATGTTGTGTCTGGGATGACTACCTAGGAAGAAAAGCTTCTTCCTAATGTTGGTATTGTAAGTGTTCTACAATCCCAAATGACAACATGAAacagcatttttattttcatgaaagaCCACAGGGATTATATCCCAATATTGTATAGTTATTCTCAGGAGGAATATgttcaacaacaacataaaaccaTGTTTCTTATGCaagttggcttttgttttcttattatatttccaaagataatatatagttataaattatttcattaaagatACGTACAGTAAACGAAAAGCTTCTAATTGATACCCATGATCAACTGGAAACTCTAGAGACTGTGCCATAGCAACCTTTATGAAGCTCTATTACAATGTTACCACTCAGATCTCTGCAAAACAAGCAAGTGTAGTTTAGAACACAGATGGACTCTAAACATCCCACATAGATGTTTCCAACCCTTTACTATCAATCTTTCAGTTAAGGTAACATAAAATGTGTGCATGaccaaaattttttttaatttcccatcAAATTGGTTGAAAAACTTTGAtgaaatgtctctctctctcattttttttggattagcatttttttctattattgttttgtttgttttggtttggttttttccctcactttttattggatattttctttatttacatttcaagtgttatcccctttcctcctcatttcccctccaaaaactccctacCCATCCcctctccacctgctcaccaatccacccactcctgcttccttatcctggtattcccctacactgg is drawn from Mastomys coucha isolate ucsf_1 unplaced genomic scaffold, UCSF_Mcou_1 pScaffold4, whole genome shotgun sequence and contains these coding sequences:
- the LOC116076328 gene encoding olfactory receptor 10C1-like, whose protein sequence is MPNSELMKNGSLSLCTEFTLVAFSSLAELQLVLFFVFLVIYLFTVGGNLTIICVIWTTSSLHTPMYFFLANLSFLEMCYITSVVPQMLVHLLVQLKTISVGGCAAQMYVFTILGLTECCLLATMAYDRFVAICYPLHYTLRMGPSVCLKLAGVSWMTGILVESAQTTWIFTLPFCGAGTIQHFFCDIMPVVKLACVDTSQNEIVLFIISLIFIMSPCLFILCSYVRIILAILKMPSAAGRHKAFSTCSSHILVVSLFYGTALFTYLQPKSSHTPDTDKATALMYTVVTPALNPVIYTLRNKEVKEAFQKVTQRKLHRQMN